From Pseudarthrobacter equi, a single genomic window includes:
- a CDS encoding DNA polymerase III subunit delta', with protein MTVWDDLQGQPAVVDQLRQASSGEGLTHAWLFTGPPGSGRSNAAKAFAAALNCDQEDVNLRGCGQCHACLTILGETHSDVTFVRTEKLTITIDEARDLVATAGNRPSAGRWRIIVVEDADRMAERTTNVLLKAIEEPTPRTVWMLCAPSPADVLVTIRSRCRSVALRLPPAADVAELLVKRDGVDPAVAERAARAAQSHVGIARRLARDPAARERRLETVRFPLGLRGVTAAVMMADKLVKIATAEANSSNEERDAAEKAALLATLGAPESGTLPPAMRAQVKQLEDDQKRRAKRSITDSLDRTLTDLMSFYRDVLIIQMGNAVELVNVELRGELEEFASRSTPEVTLARMDAINKARERITTTNVAPLLAIESMAASLIQPSKETR; from the coding sequence GTGACCGTCTGGGATGACCTCCAGGGCCAGCCGGCCGTCGTCGACCAATTGCGCCAGGCTTCCAGCGGCGAAGGCCTGACGCACGCGTGGCTGTTCACCGGCCCGCCGGGATCGGGGCGCTCCAACGCCGCGAAAGCCTTCGCGGCCGCCCTGAACTGCGACCAGGAAGACGTGAACCTGCGCGGCTGCGGGCAGTGCCACGCCTGCCTGACCATCCTGGGCGAAACCCATTCGGACGTGACGTTCGTCCGGACGGAAAAGCTCACCATCACCATCGACGAAGCCCGCGACCTGGTGGCCACCGCCGGCAACAGGCCATCCGCCGGACGCTGGCGCATCATCGTGGTTGAGGATGCGGACCGGATGGCCGAGAGAACCACCAACGTCCTGCTCAAGGCCATCGAGGAACCGACGCCCCGGACGGTCTGGATGCTGTGCGCCCCCTCGCCGGCCGACGTCCTGGTCACCATCCGGTCGCGCTGCCGCAGCGTGGCGCTGCGATTGCCGCCCGCGGCCGACGTCGCGGAACTCCTGGTGAAGCGCGACGGCGTCGATCCCGCGGTGGCGGAGCGGGCAGCCCGGGCAGCCCAAAGCCACGTGGGGATCGCCCGCCGGTTGGCGCGGGACCCTGCTGCGCGCGAACGCCGGCTCGAAACTGTCAGGTTTCCGCTGGGCCTGCGGGGTGTCACCGCGGCGGTCATGATGGCGGACAAGCTCGTAAAGATCGCCACCGCCGAGGCAAACAGTTCCAATGAAGAACGCGACGCCGCCGAGAAAGCCGCCTTGCTCGCCACCCTCGGCGCACCTGAATCCGGCACCCTTCCGCCTGCCATGCGGGCGCAGGTCAAGCAGCTGGAGGACGACCAGAAGCGGCGGGCCAAGCGGTCCATTACCGATTCCCTGGACCGCACCCTCACTGACCTGATGTCCTTCTACAGGGACGTCCTGATCATCCAGATGGGGAATGCCGTTGAGCTGGTAAACGTTGAGCTCAGGGGTGAACTGGAGGAATTCGCCTCCCGTTCCACTCCGGAAGTCACGCTTGCCCGGATGGACGCCATCAACAAAGCCCGCGAACGCATCACCACCACGAACGTTGCCCCGCTGTTGGCCATTGAGTCCATGGCAGCCAGCCTGATCCAGCCTTCCAAGGAGACCCGATGA
- the tmk gene encoding dTMP kinase encodes MNKQSAGLFIAFEGGDGAGKSTQAARLAEALESRGLTVLRTREPGGTPIGEKLRSLVLDHGHGHIDAHTEALIFAASRAAHAGQVIRPALERGDIVLTDRYIDSSVAYQGAGRDLGMDAVRSLNEWATSGLQPHLTVLLDVEPEVGRTRRTAGDATEDRLESEADEFHARIRDAFLDLAAARPASYLVLPARLPVNDLAAMILDRVVGLLEAHGNEPAGAAPAAGAHGGGTP; translated from the coding sequence GTGAACAAACAGAGTGCCGGACTTTTCATCGCGTTCGAAGGCGGCGACGGCGCCGGCAAGTCCACCCAGGCGGCAAGGCTCGCCGAAGCACTCGAAAGCCGCGGCCTTACAGTCCTCCGGACCCGTGAACCCGGCGGCACTCCCATCGGCGAAAAGCTCCGGTCCCTGGTTTTGGACCACGGCCATGGCCACATCGACGCCCACACGGAAGCCCTGATCTTCGCGGCATCAAGGGCCGCCCACGCGGGCCAGGTGATCCGCCCGGCGCTGGAGCGCGGCGACATTGTGCTGACCGACCGGTATATCGACTCCTCCGTCGCGTACCAGGGAGCCGGCAGGGACCTCGGCATGGATGCAGTCCGCTCGCTGAACGAATGGGCAACTTCCGGCCTTCAGCCCCACCTCACCGTCCTGCTCGATGTGGAACCGGAAGTCGGCAGGACCCGGCGCACTGCGGGCGACGCAACGGAGGACCGCCTGGAATCCGAAGCTGACGAGTTCCATGCCCGCATCCGGGACGCCTTCCTTGACCTGGCTGCGGCCCGGCCGGCGTCCTACCTGGTGCTGCCTGCCCGGCTTCCGGTCAATGACCTTGCCGCGATGATCCTCGATCGCGTGGTCGGCCTGCTGGAAGCACACGGGAACGAACCAGCAGGTGCCGCACCCGCTGCCGGCGCGCACGGCGGCGGCACCCCGTGA
- a CDS encoding trans-sulfuration enzyme family protein: MSLSEQQAAGLSAETVVVAAGRPPRERDQPVNPPLVLSSTYYGTGPLGPGDRGYGRYSNPTWDPFEEALGQLEGADLPGLLYASGLAAVSSALSLIPSGGVLVMPNHSYSGTLVMAAELAQKGFIELRTVDIADTGAVEAALAPGGPDAKAAAMLWLESPTNPMLGIADIPALTEAAHALGAIVVTDNTFSTPLVQQPLALGSDVVLHSVTKYLAGHSDVVLGALVTSNADIRSALLHHRTIHGAIAGPFEAWLALRGLRTLALRIEKSQESARVLAERLNAHPRVESVRFPGLPDDPGHERATAQMKGFGSIICIQVAPAGGLDGAAAADKAVEAVNLWLPATSLGGVESLIERRRRHTAEPASVPENLVRLSIGIENVEDLWADLEQALDTLGG; this comes from the coding sequence ATGAGTCTTTCCGAACAGCAGGCCGCAGGCCTGTCCGCCGAAACCGTAGTAGTGGCCGCGGGCCGCCCGCCGCGGGAACGGGACCAGCCGGTGAACCCGCCGCTGGTCCTGTCCTCCACGTACTACGGGACAGGCCCGCTCGGCCCCGGAGACCGTGGTTACGGCCGGTACTCCAACCCCACCTGGGACCCGTTCGAGGAGGCCCTCGGCCAGCTCGAGGGAGCGGACCTGCCCGGCCTGCTCTACGCGTCCGGGCTTGCTGCCGTCAGCTCCGCGTTGTCGCTGATCCCCTCCGGCGGAGTGCTGGTGATGCCTAACCACAGCTACTCCGGAACCCTTGTCATGGCCGCGGAACTGGCCCAGAAGGGGTTCATCGAGCTGCGGACCGTGGACATTGCCGATACCGGGGCCGTCGAAGCGGCCCTCGCCCCGGGTGGGCCGGATGCCAAGGCCGCCGCCATGCTGTGGCTGGAAAGCCCTACCAACCCCATGCTGGGAATCGCCGACATTCCTGCGCTGACAGAAGCCGCGCACGCGTTGGGCGCCATCGTGGTCACGGACAATACTTTCTCGACGCCGCTGGTGCAGCAGCCGCTCGCCCTCGGCTCCGACGTCGTACTCCACTCGGTGACCAAGTACCTGGCAGGCCACTCGGACGTGGTCCTGGGCGCCCTGGTGACCTCCAACGCGGACATCCGCTCAGCCCTCCTGCACCACAGGACCATCCACGGAGCGATCGCCGGGCCCTTCGAGGCGTGGCTTGCGCTGCGCGGCCTGCGCACCTTGGCGCTGCGCATAGAAAAGTCCCAGGAGTCCGCCAGGGTCCTGGCGGAACGTCTGAACGCCCACCCCAGGGTCGAATCGGTCCGCTTCCCGGGCCTGCCGGACGATCCCGGTCATGAACGGGCCACGGCGCAGATGAAGGGCTTTGGCTCCATCATCTGCATCCAGGTGGCGCCCGCCGGCGGACTGGACGGCGCAGCGGCGGCCGACAAGGCCGTTGAGGCAGTCAACCTGTGGCTGCCGGCCACATCGCTGGGCGGCGTGGAATCGCTGATCGAACGCAGGCGGCGGCACACCGCGGAGCCGGCCAGCGTGCCTGAGAACCTGGTCCGCCTCAGCATCGGCATTGAGAACGTGGAAGACCTCTGGGCCGACCTGGAGCAGGCGTTGGACACTCTGGGCGGCTAG